The following is a genomic window from Nostoc sp. HK-01.
CATTCTCTAAAACAGGCACGCGCTGATAAATTTTCTTAGTTAATTCAGCATCAATCTTAGTTCTAAAAATTGGACAAGTTAAAGTATTAGGATTAATTAAGGCAATATCTTGCGGTGTAAGCTGAAATAAATTCGCTTGATTATCTAATTGTTTAGGCTGCGTCAAGAAAAATGCAAAATTACTACGCTTGATGGGTTTACCACTAATACCAAGCAGGGAAAATTTATAACTGCGATGTACAGCAACAAATATTGCTTCTCGATTCTCAAAATCATACAAACTTGCTAAAGCCTGCTTTTGCGCCAAATCTCCAAAAAACTTTTTACAAGTATCATCAGTGGCTATTCCTGTTGGAACAATAATCCCAACTCTTCCGTTGGTTGATATCAGTTTACGTGTAGTCTCAGCAAAGACAGCATAAGTATTAATGTCTCCCACCGCAGTTAAAGGAAATCTCTCCGATTCCCGAATAAATTTACCCTGTGCTTCAGCATCATGTTTTGCATCTTCAAAAGCTTGCGCTAACTCAGGATTTTTCTTAGGTAGTTCTTTAATTAACTTCTCCCGTGCTGATTTATTTGTGGCATTAGCTATTTCAGCACTACGAGAAGCGAAAAATTCTTTTTCTTGTAACTTAATGCGTTCCCAAGGCGGATTACCTAACACGCAATCAAAACCATCTTGCTCAAATACTTCAGGAAATTCTAGACACCAGTGAAAAAAGTGTTTTTCTTCAGCTAACTTATTTGCTGCATCTACTATTTTTTGGTTTGGTGAATTACTACGTAAAACCTGAATTAATGCTTCTGTTGTTGGTAATAACTGCAAATTTTGTTCTATTAACGTTATAAAAAATGCTGTAGTCCATAGATTACAGGCTGAATAATCTCGCCACCATTCTGAATTTTTACGACTTTGCTGATATCGTGCTTGCTTTTCTCTCACTTGCTGTGGCATTAATTCAGCAAGATTTCCTAATTCTCTGAAGCTCTCTGCATAGTGTGTCCGCTTAGTTTCTAAATTTTCATATATTGATAGTTGCCCTTTATTTTCGCGTTCTTTCTTATTCCGCTTTTTAAGCTGTGTAGCTAATTGCTTATTATCCCCAGTCACAGCTTTATACGCCTCATCAGGTATTCCTTCATTTAAGCAATTAATATCTAATACCCCGACAAGGGAATTACCGCATTTAACTCTGTGATCCAAAAAACTAAGTGGTAATTTACCAGGAAACCCTTCAATCCATAAAGCCACTTTGCATAAATCAACAGCCAAGGGGTTTAAATCTACCCCATAAATGCAATTTTGGATAACATCTCGCATTGCTAGTTTTAAGGGTTCACTCCCTGGTTCTGCTTCCCCAGTACGAACTTTAGCTAATTCTCTGCCAATACGTCTTGCTGCTGCTAAAAGAAAATGCCCCGAACCACAAGCAGGATCGCAAATTTTGAGGCTGAGTAAACCTTTTTCTAAATTATGCTTTAGTTCATCCGGGTTGGATGGTGTAGAAGCTTGGTTACGAACTTGAGCTAATTTATCTTCAATGACAGGTTCTAACGCTGTTTTAATTAACTGCTGTACCAGTTGGGGCGGAGTGTAGTAAGAACCCGTTGTTTTGCGATCGCTACCAAACACTAAAGCAAATTCATATTTTCCCTGCTTTTGTGCTACTTGGGGATGAAAATCTAATAAACTTTCATATACACTCCCCAACTCTTCCACGTCCAAATACTCATAATTCACCCGCCGCAGTTGTGCCTTGTCTAGGTACAGCGATAATTGGCGTATAGCAAGCAGTAGATCATAATTGTCAATTGCACAATTATCTAACGCTGGTAGAGTTGTAGAACCAAATAAGTCACCATTTAAGGGAGATAACCCTAATACGTCTCCCCGCCAGTTTTCATCGAACAGCAAGAAAGTAACCCACAAACCCTGCCATAAATCTTGAAAACCTTCCCGCCGCCAATGAGGACGTTCAGCTAACTCTCGCAGTCGCTCAATGCTGTAGTATTCACGGTAGATCCGAACTTGTTCTAAATCATCCGTAACAAATAACAAATTACGGGACTCGGCCACCATCAAAAACAGTAGGCGATAAATTAACCGCAACAATTGACGGTAATAATCAATATCCTTCAAACTGCCATCTGCAAACTTCTGCCGTAAATGTTCATTTGTAGGATGTTGTAGAAAACCATTTCCTAGCCCAATTAATGCTTTTTCTACCCCATCCCGAAGTTTGTCGCGTACCCGTCCACCTTGTTGCAGTGCTTCTTGGTGGTAATATTCCAACAAACACTTATCTGCATCATCCACTCCTTCAGGCAAGCGAGAACGATGGAACAGCCGATAAAATAAGCCAAACTCAGCAAAGTTTTCACCGTTTAGGATCTGCTCTAAGTCAAATTCAACGTAAGTCAGGCGAGTCATCAACGAAGAATCACGTAGCAACCGCCAACGAAAACCATTGGTAGCGATCGCCCACAGATGTTCTGTCTTGTTAAGATACTCCTGTACCAGTGCGTGTGCTGATAACCGAGGATTACCACTAGGAGGACGTTTATCAACTTCTAGGCGACAACCAATAATGTGGATGGGTGGTTTATTTTCCCCCGGTTCTGCACGATGAGAAATTGCGTAAGTTTGCTCCTCTACCACTTCGGCATTTGCAGTATATACAGGGTCGTAACCTAAACTCTGTAGTAGTGGCACTACCCATAATTCACGGGTAATACTCGTAGCCGAGTTATTTTCATCTAACCTTGCTAATGCCCGTTGGAATGCTGCCCAGTATGCTTTAGCATCGCCCCAAGCAGTAGCAATTTCATCTGCTAATTTGTCAGTTTTGTTAAAACCAAAGTCTTCAGGTGATTGTCCTTTGATACTGCCCTCTAACATTTGGGCAGTCATATCTGGAGCTAGTAGATTTCCTTCGATTTGAAGTGCAGTTAATGTAGTTTTCATATTTAAATAATTAAAAATAAAAGATTACTTACGTCCGGGATGGAGAATAAAAACACCGAGAACATCCATCGGCAATTGAGGAGTAACGCGGATTCG
Proteins encoded in this region:
- a CDS encoding putative type II DNA modification enzyme gives rise to the protein MKTTLTALQIEGNLLAPDMTAQMLEGSIKGQSPEDFGFNKTDKLADEIATAWGDAKAYWAAFQRALARLDENNSATSITRELWVVPLLQSLGYDPVYTANAEVVEEQTYAISHRAEPGENKPPIHIIGCRLEVDKRPPSGNPRLSAHALVQEYLNKTEHLWAIATNGFRWRLLRDSSLMTRLTYVEFDLEQILNGENFAEFGLFYRLFHRSRLPEGVDDADKCLLEYYHQEALQQGGRVRDKLRDGVEKALIGLGNGFLQHPTNEHLRQKFADGSLKDIDYYRQLLRLIYRLLFLMVAESRNLLFVTDDLEQVRIYREYYSIERLRELAERPHWRREGFQDLWQGLWVTFLLFDENWRGDVLGLSPLNGDLFGSTTLPALDNCAIDNYDLLLAIRQLSLYLDKAQLRRVNYEYLDVEELGSVYESLLDFHPQVAQKQGKYEFALVFGSDRKTTGSYYTPPQLVQQLIKTALEPVIEDKLAQVRNQASTPSNPDELKHNLEKGLLSLKICDPACGSGHFLLAAARRIGRELAKVRTGEAEPGSEPLKLAMRDVIQNCIYGVDLNPLAVDLCKVALWIEGFPGKLPLSFLDHRVKCGNSLVGVLDINCLNEGIPDEAYKAVTGDNKQLATQLKKRNKKERENKGQLSIYENLETKRTHYAESFRELGNLAELMPQQVREKQARYQQSRKNSEWWRDYSACNLWTTAFFITLIEQNLQLLPTTEALIQVLRSNSPNQKIVDAANKLAEEKHFFHWCLEFPEVFEQDGFDCVLGNPPWERIKLQEKEFFASRSAEIANATNKSAREKLIKELPKKNPELAQAFEDAKHDAEAQGKFIRESERFPLTAVGDINTYAVFAETTRKLISTNGRVGIIVPTGIATDDTCKKFFGDLAQKQALASLYDFENREAIFVAVHRSYKFSLLGISGKPIKRSNFAFFLTQPKQLDNQANLFQLTPQDIALINPNTLTCPIFRTKIDAELTKKIYQRVPVLENEITGSNPWSISFLRMFDMSNDSGLFKNEAGNGLVPLYEAKMFHQFTHRWATYTDNGETRDLTYEEKSNTSFAVQPRYWVSRVEVENRLARKWDKDWLLGFRDICRSTDERTAIFSLLPRVAVSNKAPLLISNKFEPKLLSCFYASVNSLIFDFVTRQKLGGTTMNFFIVKQLPILAPESYSQEDIEFISTRVLELIYTAWDMQPFAKDMGYDGEPFIWIPNRRALLRAELDAYYAKLYRITRDELRYILDPADVYGEDFPSETFRVLKNNEIKQFGEYRTQRLVLESWDKLS